One region of Quercus lobata isolate SW786 chromosome 2, ValleyOak3.0 Primary Assembly, whole genome shotgun sequence genomic DNA includes:
- the LOC115976915 gene encoding uncharacterized protein LOC115976915 isoform X3: protein MMGEVALASLSSTFKPPLLLHGSRTRCALGKEERKGKQKNRSYHEKASWKPINQKPIKYSSRFTSDLPLSESPWQASFDQYLEDESRILKATFTDGENMQDEWRIQLPPLQFLFLTVQPIIDMRLRCKSKGKDYPSAVPCEITKVLELEMTKWELLGLDDVRESLGFSANAKGAIYPDRRATQSWIKTQFELNISFVLPPSLALVPKDVIQDIGLSVIQRLVDDKKQKANDGVLVDYDKFKREKLKNLV from the exons ATGATGGGTGAGGTTGCCCTTGCAAGTCTTTCCTCTACATTCAAGCCTCCATTATTGCTCCATGGATCAAGAACCCGATGTGCACTTGGCAAAGAAGAGAGGAAGGGTAAGCAGAAGAACCGTAGCTACCATGAAAAGGCATCATGGAAGCCAATCAATCAAAAGCCTATAAAATACTCTTCTAGATTCACTTCAGATCTTCCTCTCTCTGAGTCACCTTGg CAGGCTTCATTTGATCAGTATTTGGAGGATGAGTCCAGAATTCTCAAAGCAACCTTTACAGATGGAGAAAATATGCAA GACGAATGGAGAATTCAGCTGCCACCCTTACAATTCTTGTTCCTAACAGTGCAGCCAATAATTGACATGCGGTTGAGATGCAAATCAAAAGGGAAGGATTACCCTTCAGCAGTTCCTTGTGAGATCACAAAGGTTCTTGAGCTTGAAATG ACAAAATGGGAGCTCCTAGGGCTTGATGATGTTCGTGAGTCATTAGGCTTCAGTGCCAATGCTAAAGGAGCCATATACCCTGATAGACGGGCAACACAAAGCTGGATTAAAACTCAATTCGAGCTTAACATAAGCTTTGTTCTTCCACCTTCACTTGCTTTGGTTCCTAAAGATGTTATTCAAGACATTGGATTGTCA GTGATCCAAAGATTGGTGGATGACAAGAAGCAAAAGGCTAATGATGGAGTGCTTGTAGATTATGATAAATTCAAAAGGGAGAAACTCAAGAATCTGGTTTAA
- the LOC115976915 gene encoding uncharacterized protein LOC115976915 isoform X5 produces the protein MMGEVALASLSSTFKPPLLLHGSRTRCALGKEERKGKQKNRSYHEKASWKPINQKPIKYSSRFTSDLPLSESPWQASFDQYLEDESRILKATFTDGENMQVSEDEWRIQLPPLQFLFLTVQPIIDMRLRCKSKGKDYPSAVPCEITKVLELEMTKWELLGLDDVRESLGFSANAKGAIYPDRRATQSWIKTQFELNISFVLPPSLALVPKDVIQDIGLSIYVRTE, from the exons ATGATGGGTGAGGTTGCCCTTGCAAGTCTTTCCTCTACATTCAAGCCTCCATTATTGCTCCATGGATCAAGAACCCGATGTGCACTTGGCAAAGAAGAGAGGAAGGGTAAGCAGAAGAACCGTAGCTACCATGAAAAGGCATCATGGAAGCCAATCAATCAAAAGCCTATAAAATACTCTTCTAGATTCACTTCAGATCTTCCTCTCTCTGAGTCACCTTGg CAGGCTTCATTTGATCAGTATTTGGAGGATGAGTCCAGAATTCTCAAAGCAACCTTTACAGATGGAGAAAATATGCAAGTTAGTGAG GACGAATGGAGAATTCAGCTGCCACCCTTACAATTCTTGTTCCTAACAGTGCAGCCAATAATTGACATGCGGTTGAGATGCAAATCAAAAGGGAAGGATTACCCTTCAGCAGTTCCTTGTGAGATCACAAAGGTTCTTGAGCTTGAAATG ACAAAATGGGAGCTCCTAGGGCTTGATGATGTTCGTGAGTCATTAGGCTTCAGTGCCAATGCTAAAGGAGCCATATACCCTGATAGACGGGCAACACAAAGCTGGATTAAAACTCAATTCGAGCTTAACATAAGCTTTGTTCTTCCACCTTCACTTGCTTTGGTTCCTAAAGATGTTATTCAAGACATTGGATTGTCA ATATACGTGAGGACGGAGTAA
- the LOC115976915 gene encoding uncharacterized protein LOC115976915 isoform X1, which translates to MMGEVALASLSSTFKPPLLLHGSRTRCALGKEERKGKQKNRSYHEKASWKPINQKPIKYSSRFTSDLPLSESPWQASFDQYLEDESRILKATFTDGENMQVSEDEWRIQLPPLQFLFLTVQPIIDMRLRCKSKGKDYPSAVPCEITKVLELEMTKWELLGLDDVRESLGFSANAKGAIYPDRRATQSWIKTQFELNISFVLPPSLALVPKDVIQDIGLSVIQRLVDDKKQKANDGVLVDYDKFKREKLKNLV; encoded by the exons ATGATGGGTGAGGTTGCCCTTGCAAGTCTTTCCTCTACATTCAAGCCTCCATTATTGCTCCATGGATCAAGAACCCGATGTGCACTTGGCAAAGAAGAGAGGAAGGGTAAGCAGAAGAACCGTAGCTACCATGAAAAGGCATCATGGAAGCCAATCAATCAAAAGCCTATAAAATACTCTTCTAGATTCACTTCAGATCTTCCTCTCTCTGAGTCACCTTGg CAGGCTTCATTTGATCAGTATTTGGAGGATGAGTCCAGAATTCTCAAAGCAACCTTTACAGATGGAGAAAATATGCAAGTTAGTGAG GACGAATGGAGAATTCAGCTGCCACCCTTACAATTCTTGTTCCTAACAGTGCAGCCAATAATTGACATGCGGTTGAGATGCAAATCAAAAGGGAAGGATTACCCTTCAGCAGTTCCTTGTGAGATCACAAAGGTTCTTGAGCTTGAAATG ACAAAATGGGAGCTCCTAGGGCTTGATGATGTTCGTGAGTCATTAGGCTTCAGTGCCAATGCTAAAGGAGCCATATACCCTGATAGACGGGCAACACAAAGCTGGATTAAAACTCAATTCGAGCTTAACATAAGCTTTGTTCTTCCACCTTCACTTGCTTTGGTTCCTAAAGATGTTATTCAAGACATTGGATTGTCA GTGATCCAAAGATTGGTGGATGACAAGAAGCAAAAGGCTAATGATGGAGTGCTTGTAGATTATGATAAATTCAAAAGGGAGAAACTCAAGAATCTGGTTTAA
- the LOC115976915 gene encoding uncharacterized protein LOC115976915 isoform X2, with protein sequence MMGEVALASLSSTFKPPLLLHGSRTRCALGKEERKGKQKNRSYHEKASWKPINQKPIKYSSRFTSDLPLSESPWASFDQYLEDESRILKATFTDGENMQVSEDEWRIQLPPLQFLFLTVQPIIDMRLRCKSKGKDYPSAVPCEITKVLELEMTKWELLGLDDVRESLGFSANAKGAIYPDRRATQSWIKTQFELNISFVLPPSLALVPKDVIQDIGLSVIQRLVDDKKQKANDGVLVDYDKFKREKLKNLV encoded by the exons ATGATGGGTGAGGTTGCCCTTGCAAGTCTTTCCTCTACATTCAAGCCTCCATTATTGCTCCATGGATCAAGAACCCGATGTGCACTTGGCAAAGAAGAGAGGAAGGGTAAGCAGAAGAACCGTAGCTACCATGAAAAGGCATCATGGAAGCCAATCAATCAAAAGCCTATAAAATACTCTTCTAGATTCACTTCAGATCTTCCTCTCTCTGAGTCACCTTGg GCTTCATTTGATCAGTATTTGGAGGATGAGTCCAGAATTCTCAAAGCAACCTTTACAGATGGAGAAAATATGCAAGTTAGTGAG GACGAATGGAGAATTCAGCTGCCACCCTTACAATTCTTGTTCCTAACAGTGCAGCCAATAATTGACATGCGGTTGAGATGCAAATCAAAAGGGAAGGATTACCCTTCAGCAGTTCCTTGTGAGATCACAAAGGTTCTTGAGCTTGAAATG ACAAAATGGGAGCTCCTAGGGCTTGATGATGTTCGTGAGTCATTAGGCTTCAGTGCCAATGCTAAAGGAGCCATATACCCTGATAGACGGGCAACACAAAGCTGGATTAAAACTCAATTCGAGCTTAACATAAGCTTTGTTCTTCCACCTTCACTTGCTTTGGTTCCTAAAGATGTTATTCAAGACATTGGATTGTCA GTGATCCAAAGATTGGTGGATGACAAGAAGCAAAAGGCTAATGATGGAGTGCTTGTAGATTATGATAAATTCAAAAGGGAGAAACTCAAGAATCTGGTTTAA
- the LOC115976915 gene encoding uncharacterized protein LOC115976915 isoform X4 — MMGEVALASLSSTFKPPLLLHGSRTRCALGKEERKGKQKNRSYHEKASWKPINQKPIKYSSRFTSDLPLSESPWQASFDQYLEDESRILKATFTDGENMQVSEDEWRIQLPPLQFLFLTVQPIIDMRLRCKSKGKDYPSAVPCEITKVLELEMTKWELLGLDDVRESLGFSANAKGAIYPDRRATQSWIKTQFELNISFVLPPSLALVPKDVIQDIGLSEIVSNNR, encoded by the exons ATGATGGGTGAGGTTGCCCTTGCAAGTCTTTCCTCTACATTCAAGCCTCCATTATTGCTCCATGGATCAAGAACCCGATGTGCACTTGGCAAAGAAGAGAGGAAGGGTAAGCAGAAGAACCGTAGCTACCATGAAAAGGCATCATGGAAGCCAATCAATCAAAAGCCTATAAAATACTCTTCTAGATTCACTTCAGATCTTCCTCTCTCTGAGTCACCTTGg CAGGCTTCATTTGATCAGTATTTGGAGGATGAGTCCAGAATTCTCAAAGCAACCTTTACAGATGGAGAAAATATGCAAGTTAGTGAG GACGAATGGAGAATTCAGCTGCCACCCTTACAATTCTTGTTCCTAACAGTGCAGCCAATAATTGACATGCGGTTGAGATGCAAATCAAAAGGGAAGGATTACCCTTCAGCAGTTCCTTGTGAGATCACAAAGGTTCTTGAGCTTGAAATG ACAAAATGGGAGCTCCTAGGGCTTGATGATGTTCGTGAGTCATTAGGCTTCAGTGCCAATGCTAAAGGAGCCATATACCCTGATAGACGGGCAACACAAAGCTGGATTAAAACTCAATTCGAGCTTAACATAAGCTTTGTTCTTCCACCTTCACTTGCTTTGGTTCCTAAAGATGTTATTCAAGACATTGGATTGTCA GAGATTGTGTCCAACAACAGGTGA